In the genome of Parafrankia irregularis, one region contains:
- a CDS encoding MmyB family transcriptional regulator, with protein sequence MSLRQRDVEASVVSDLRRATGRFPGSGRLAGLIQELTTGSQRFATLWAGGAVDAHREDHKIVHHPAAGPIAVDCDILTDGDAERKIVVLTAAPDTEDETRFQLAVVSGVHHPARD encoded by the coding sequence AGGCCTCCGTCGTGTCGGACCTGCGCCGGGCCACGGGCCGGTTCCCGGGCAGTGGCCGCCTGGCCGGGCTGATCCAGGAGCTCACCACGGGCAGCCAGCGTTTCGCGACGCTGTGGGCTGGTGGCGCGGTCGACGCGCACCGGGAAGACCACAAGATCGTTCATCACCCGGCCGCAGGGCCGATCGCGGTGGACTGCGACATCCTGACCGACGGCGACGCGGAACGAAAGATCGTCGTTCTCACTGCCGCTCCCGACACCGAGGACGAGACCAGGTTCCAGCTCGCCGTCGTATCGGGCGTCCACCACCCCGCTCGCGACTGA